The Nitrospiraceae bacterium genome segment GGACAGCACGAAGGTGGTTGTTGAAGTTCAGATGCAGAAGCAAAAAGACCTTAACGAACTTCTGCGCATGCTTAAAGACAAACAATATAGTTTTGAAAAAAGCGCTGTTGGCAAAGATGATGTTCAAATAACAGCTCTCGAAAACATTCTTGAGATTAAGGCAAGGCTTTTAAATAAACCCGGAACGCTTGCTGAATTTGCACAGCTTTTTAAGAGACATAATGCAAATGTGATTTATATGTTCTACAACGAGGACATGGATCCTGAGGCTGCCAATATTGCACTTGCCACGAAAGACACAAAAGAAATAGATATGCTGCTTGATGTGATAAATGCAAATGGTTATCAATACAGGGTTCTATACAGAGGGTCTGACAATGAAAAGGTTGAATACATAATCGGACTCAAACATGTGGAAAAATTTTTCCTCAGGCTGAAAAAACTTTTATCAGACAGTGATGTTCATGAGATAAAAGAACTGGTTGATTCTTCTCAGGAACTGTCAGCGGACCTTGTGAGATTTTATTCTGAGGCAGGGAACAATCTTGAGGCAATAGACATTTTCGAGAAAGTGCTGACTCTTGCCTCTGCTTCCAGAAGCAGAACAGGCAGTCGTTTTTCTATGAAGGAAATGCCTGCGCTTAAGATAGGCGATGTGGAAATATACGGTTTCAAGATGCCGACAAGCGAGAATATATATTTATTCAAACATGCCGACGAGTTGACAATGATTGACTCTGGGTATGGAATTTATTATGAAGATTTTAAATCAGCTTTAAGAAAAAAATCACTTGACCCTGAAAAAATAAAAAGAATTTATCTGACCCATGCTGACGCTGACCATGCAGGAATGTCAGGATATTTTTCTGTTGAATTCGGAACCGAAGTTTTTCTGCATCCAGAATCAAAATATGTTATTGAGAATGGCAACAGGGCATCGGGCACAGCGGGCAAGCTTCTGGATCTGAACAAATATTATACGAGACTTGTAAATAAATTCAGCGAGTGCAGATTCCCTGATAAAATAAAATATTTCTCTTCTTCATCAACAGACAAAGCAGGGGTTTTTAATGTAACAGACACTTTCTCAATCGGAAGTCTGGAATTTATGGTTCTCGAGAGTCTCGGCGGCCACATACTTGGGAATGTATTTTTCTTTAATAAAAAATACGGACTCATTTTCACAGCGGATTATCTGTTAAATGTCAGGAGTCTAACAGAAGAGGACAAAAAAACCCTTAATGTCTATAAATATCTCCTTATCAGCCCAAACAGCAACAGCAATGTTTTCAAGGATGAGATGGAAGATCTTAAATCCCTTATTAAACATTCAGGCAGTTCAAAGAACAATGCAGGATTTATATTCCCGGGGCACGGGGATTATTATTCATTGTCAGAGAAATAAACGCTGAATCTTGACTTTATTTTTGTTAAAAGGGTATACTTCTTCCTCGGAGAAAAACTATGGGAACATATACAACATTTCGTCCACATAAAAAGAAGAGAAAACGCACACACGGATTCCTTGAGCGCATGAGCACAAGGGGAGGGCAAAACACCGTCAAGCGCAGAAGGTCAAAGGGAAGAAAAAAACTTACTGCTTAAAACAGCAAAATGTTGTTTGTATTTTTTCTTAAAAGATATGCTATTGTGCCTCGCCGGCAAAAAGCTTTATCGTATGCAAAAAGGCAGGTAAGACAATGAAAGCAATTTTGCTGGCATTTTTAAGAGGATATAAATATCTGATCTCGCCTTTGCTTCCAAGCAGTTGCAGGTTTACCCCTACCTGTTCTGAATATTCAGCAGAGGCAATAAGAAAATATGGCGCGGCAAAAGGCGCATATCTTACAATTAAAAGAATTTTCAAATGTCATCCATTCCACCCGGGTGGATATGATCCAGTGAGGTAATTAATATACATGGAAAAAAGAGCTCTTATAGCAGTAGTCCTTTCATTAGCAGTACTTATTGGATATCAATTTTTCGTCACACCTCCAAAACAGCAGCCAATCAAGGAACAAAAAGAACAGGAGGCTGTTAAAAAAGAAGAGAAAAAAGAAGAACCACAGAAACAAAAACCAATTCTCCCTGCCAAACAAACAGCGCAGTCACAGGGCAGAGAGATAACAATAGATACAGAGCTTTATTCTGCAGTGCTTTCGTCCACAGGCGGAACAATTAAAAAATGGGAACTCAAGAAATATAAGGATAAAGACGGGCTCGGGATAATGCTTCAGTCAGGACAGAGCATTGTCCCTGCCTTAAGCATTGGTTCTCAGGATAATTTCAATTTTTCGAATGTAAATTTCAGGGTTTCAGGAACAAACATGAAACTCGACAATAATAGCAGAACAGGTTCGGTTATTTTTGAATACACAGCATCAGGATATTCGATAAAAAGAACATACACATTCTACAGCGACTCTTATAAATTCGATTTGAAGGATGAGGTAAAAGGCCTTCCTGAATACTGGATTACAGTAGGAAGTGATTTCGGCATTCACAGTAATACAGACGGCTCGCATACAGGCCCGGTACTTCTCAAGGAAGCTGAGAGGATAGAGCTCGAAGCAAAAAAAATTAAGGATCCTAAAAGCTACAAAGGGAAGATTAAATGGATTGCACAGGAAGATAAATACTTTTTTTCATCAATAGTTCCTCTTGGGCAGGTGGAAGAGGCAAAGTCATGGACAGTAACCCCACAGGTAAATGATCCAAAATCACAGAAGCAGGTTGAAACTCCTGTTATTGCATTAAGAACTAAAGCTGATGTGAATTCATTTCTTATATATGCAGGCCCGAAAGAACATGATGTTCTCAAGAAGCTCAATATCGGGCTTGAACATATAATTGATTTTGGTTTTTTCTCGATAATCTCAAGACCGCTTTTTTGGCTTCTTAAGATCTTTTACAATATTGTGGGAAATTACGGATGGGCAATAGTCTTAATAACAATTATAACCAGAATTCCTTTTATCCCTCTGATAAATAAGAGCCAGAAGTCGATGAAGAAGATGCAGGAGATCCAACCCAAGGTTCAGGAACTCAGAGAAAAATACAAGAATGACCCCAAGAGAATGCAGCAGGAGATGATGGCAATCTATAAAAAGCACAAGGTCAATCCTATTGGCGGATGCCTTCCGATGCTTTTACAGATTCCTGTTTTCTTTGCGCTTTACAGCATACTTTCGATTGCTATTGAATTAAGACATGCTCCGTTCATATTCTGGATAGTAGATCTTTCAGTCAAAGACCCTTATTATGTTCTGCCTATTATCATGGGCATCACAATGCTCATACAGCAGAAGATGACACCAAGTTCAATGGATCCGATGCAGGCAAAGATAATGATGTTCATGCCGATAATATTTACCGTCATGTTCATTAATTTTGCGTCAGGTCTTGTTCTTTACTGGCTTGTGAATAATATCCTCTCAATCATCCAGCAGTTTTTTGTTAACAAGAAACTTGCACAGGAAAAAGCAGAGGGATAAGTCAGCAAAGAGTTGTTATTGGAGTCCGTCTTTGGCAGAATCCCAGATAAGCACATCAGGCTGGCCATTTTTATACTTATCACATAATTTGTGGGATGCGATAGCAACAAAAGACTTTTCATCCGCTTTTACTATCGAAATATCAACTCCAGGGTTAATTGGCAGATTAAAAATATAGAAATCTCTGGTAAAGGTTTTTTTCTCGGAAAAATATTTATGTTCAGCGTCAGCAAGTTTTATCAAAGCTGTTTTTGCCTGCTTGCAAGGTCTTTGAGCTTCGTACTTAGGAATGATTATAGCTGCTGTAATGCCTATGCCTGCAATCATAATCATGAAATCAGTGTTTCCACCGCCGCCAAAACCTCGGTGTCCAAATATAAAAGAGAAAATAACTGCAATAAACCATAGCGATGCCAAGAGTATCATGACCCATGAAACATACCCGAAAAAATATATCATCAATGCTGTTATTCCGCCTAAGACGATAACAAACAAACAGCCCATATCTACCTCCGAATTATTTCGATTCTATCTCTGTAAAATCATTCTTATGCACTGTTATCATCATGCCGGAGGTTCCGGCATAAAAAACTATAATCTCAGCAGGCGTGCTGCCTTCGTTCTTTCCATAGTGCCAAGTATGCACAACTTCAACAAACGCTTCTCCAGCTTTGAGTTTTAGTATCTTATTGTCTGAAGTTATCACAGTAAGCTCTCCGCTTAGTAATACGCCTGCATTTATAACAGGATGTTTGTGCAGAGGCAATTGTGCTCCGGGAGGGATTTTTATTTTTAATATTGTTATCTCTGGTTTTCCTTCTGAATATTCAGGCAGAGGTTTGCTATCCCAGCTTAAACTGGTTTTCGATAAAACATCTACTATAATACCAGTTCCCTCTTCAGCCGAGGAGTAACTCGTCAAAAATAAAGCAATGCATAAAACATAAAGTAGTATTTTTATTTTATTCATTTTACTATTTTGCTTAGTAGCAATCATATTACCATGCTACCGACAGTATTAGAGAGTAAGAACCAGTAATATATAGAAATCTATAAACCCACGTATCCACAAGCTCTGGTAATGAGCCAGTATCAAAAGTTTCAGCCTCTGACTCTGCTCTCCCTAAAGTAGCCCACAAAAGTAAACCAATTCCTCCATATTGGAGCCAGCTGTTTAATATTGAAGACTTATTAATGGACAATGAATTAAATGCTACTGCAGAAGAAAGTGCAGCTATGATTGAAAGAAGTACTAAGCAAAAAGCCCTTAGCAATGACGAACGAATACGTGATACGGAATCTCTAAATAAATTATTGTATTTTGAGCGCAAATCATATTCTTGATTAGGTGTCAAATATGTCGAAATCGACGCTGAACGAATTTCACGATCAATTGCACAATCAACTGAATGTTTAATCAATTTATTGTGGGAAAATACAAGCAGAAAAATAGCCTTAGCCCAGCTAATAGTTTTAATTTTTTTTAGTGTCATACAGCAATTTTTCTTGCTTTACGACTATTATTATAAGAACTACCATTGAAAAAATAATACCACTTTCTTAAATAATTGATAAAGCAAAAAATGTCAATGTTTCTTGAATTTTCCACCCCTCTCTCATTCTGTTATAATCATTGAATGAATCTGTTGGATGATACAATTACCGCGATCTCTACTCCGCTCGGAGAGGGCGGAATCGGCATTGTGCGGCTGAGCGGAAAAGACGCTGTGCGCATTGCAGAGAAACTTTTTCATTCTTCAAAAAACAAAAAACTCTCGAACATCTCATCTCACAAAATCATCCATGGAGTGATAAAAGACCCTGAAACAAAAGAGACAATCGATGAAGTGCTTGTTTCAGTGATGCTTGCGCCTCATACATATACAAAAGAAAATATTGTCGAGATTAACTGTCATGGAGGAATGCTTCCTCTAAGAAGAGTGCTGGAGCTTGCGCTTAAACACGGCGCAAGACTTGCAGAGCCCGGAGAATTTACTAAAAGGGCTTTTTTAAACGGGCGCATTGATTTGAGTAAGGCAGAGGCAGTGCTTGACCTTATTAAAGCAAGGACAGATGAG includes the following:
- a CDS encoding MBL fold metallo-hydrolase, producing the protein MKKENLNKKELPVKIYKHISKSKKENFETDLLAKFRVFLDDRPGSLAVFSSLISACNANISFFHYDRSMDSTKVVVEVQMQKQKDLNELLRMLKDKQYSFEKSAVGKDDVQITALENILEIKARLLNKPGTLAEFAQLFKRHNANVIYMFYNEDMDPEAANIALATKDTKEIDMLLDVINANGYQYRVLYRGSDNEKVEYIIGLKHVEKFFLRLKKLLSDSDVHEIKELVDSSQELSADLVRFYSEAGNNLEAIDIFEKVLTLASASRSRTGSRFSMKEMPALKIGDVEIYGFKMPTSENIYLFKHADELTMIDSGYGIYYEDFKSALRKKSLDPEKIKRIYLTHADADHAGMSGYFSVEFGTEVFLHPESKYVIENGNRASGTAGKLLDLNKYYTRLVNKFSECRFPDKIKYFSSSSTDKAGVFNVTDTFSIGSLEFMVLESLGGHILGNVFFFNKKYGLIFTADYLLNVRSLTEEDKKTLNVYKYLLISPNSNSNVFKDEMEDLKSLIKHSGSSKNNAGFIFPGHGDYYSLSEK
- the rpmH gene encoding 50S ribosomal protein L34, which produces MGTYTTFRPHKKKRKRTHGFLERMSTRGGQNTVKRRRSKGRKKLTA
- the yidD gene encoding membrane protein insertion efficiency factor YidD encodes the protein MKAILLAFLRGYKYLISPLLPSSCRFTPTCSEYSAEAIRKYGAAKGAYLTIKRIFKCHPFHPGGYDPVR
- the yidC gene encoding membrane protein insertase YidC; translation: MEKRALIAVVLSLAVLIGYQFFVTPPKQQPIKEQKEQEAVKKEEKKEEPQKQKPILPAKQTAQSQGREITIDTELYSAVLSSTGGTIKKWELKKYKDKDGLGIMLQSGQSIVPALSIGSQDNFNFSNVNFRVSGTNMKLDNNSRTGSVIFEYTASGYSIKRTYTFYSDSYKFDLKDEVKGLPEYWITVGSDFGIHSNTDGSHTGPVLLKEAERIELEAKKIKDPKSYKGKIKWIAQEDKYFFSSIVPLGQVEEAKSWTVTPQVNDPKSQKQVETPVIALRTKADVNSFLIYAGPKEHDVLKKLNIGLEHIIDFGFFSIISRPLFWLLKIFYNIVGNYGWAIVLITIITRIPFIPLINKSQKSMKKMQEIQPKVQELREKYKNDPKRMQQEMMAIYKKHKVNPIGGCLPMLLQIPVFFALYSILSIAIELRHAPFIFWIVDLSVKDPYYVLPIIMGITMLIQQKMTPSSMDPMQAKIMMFMPIIFTVMFINFASGLVLYWLVNNILSIIQQFFVNKKLAQEKAEG
- a CDS encoding cupin domain-containing protein; its protein translation is MNKIKILLYVLCIALFLTSYSSAEEGTGIIVDVLSKTSLSWDSKPLPEYSEGKPEITILKIKIPPGAQLPLHKHPVINAGVLLSGELTVITSDNKILKLKAGEAFVEVVHTWHYGKNEGSTPAEIIVFYAGTSGMMITVHKNDFTEIESK